AACGCTTGTTTCAAAGCAGGAACTTCTTTAAACTTTGCTGTCAACTCATCCGGAACGGGATATTCCTTCGTTTTCTTCAGTTCCACTTTCTTTCCCGATTCCTCCACTTCTACTGCCTGGAAAATGTACTTTTTCAAATCAGAAGCTATTGATTGAATTTCTTTCAGGCTTGTAAACCGCACCTGTCTTGCACTTTGTACATTTTCAGTTTGCTGAATGAGGATTTTTTCCGGGTCTTTCATCAATGCTCCCTTGAAGAACAGCAACGCACAGTATTCTTTGAATACATGGATCAGCACGATGTTTTTCTTCTCATAGGTGTAGCACGGACATCCCCACTTCAAATCTTCTGTGAGGTGACATTCCAGGACGATTTTCCGTAATTCCGCCACCTCCTTTTTCCATTTTTCTTCCTTTTCGAAAAACCAATCAACTTTTGGATTTATCATTATTAATCGTGTTTTTTTGCTCTCAGATTTTTTAAATTTTCTCTAAACGTTTCTAAAAGCGCATCGTTTTTCTCTGCTGCAAGCATAACCGCCTTCTCTTCCATTTCAATGGCTTCATTGATCTTATTATTCTGATCCAACACGTATGCGTAACTATCAAACACATTTCCAGATTCCGAAAAAAGTTCA
The window above is part of the Fluviicola sp. genome. Proteins encoded here:
- a CDS encoding DUF1801 domain-containing protein, translated to MNPKVDWFFEKEEKWKKEVAELRKIVLECHLTEDLKWGCPCYTYEKKNIVLIHVFKEYCALLFFKGALMKDPEKILIQQTENVQSARQVRFTSLKEIQSIASDLKKYIFQAVEVEESGKKVELKKTKEYPVPDELTAKFKEVPALKQAFEALTPGRQRAYILHFSQPKQAKTRESRIEKSMPDILDGKGLNDVNEYLIRKKAAKND